The nucleotide sequence TCCCGATGGAGGCCGTTCGCCGCTTCGACCAGGCGCACGCGCCCGGCTACAAACTCAAAGACGTTAAAATGGTCGAGCGCGGCCTGGCTTCCAAAAACGCGAGACGCCGCATCGAGCGCGTCAAGAACCATGAGATTCATCGGCCAACCCGGCCGGAAGGGCGCAAACGTGCGGCCGAGGCCGCCGCCCAATGGAGATCGGTCGCGGCGAGAGGGTCCAGCCCCCTGCCCCCGCTTGCCGTGGGCGCCGTTCGGCTTTACCGCGCCGAGGCCGCGACCGGCGGGGGGCATCGCGCGACGCTCTTCGTCAACGATCGCGCCCTTGCAGAATCCTACGTCGCTAAATCCGGCGCGGCGCGTCTGGTCTACATCGATGTTCCGCCCGATCGGCTGTCCGACCTCAGACCTTCACGCGACAACCCCACGCAAATGTTCGTCGTGCCGGCGTCGCTTCATCAGCTCGTCAAAGCCGTGGACCGACAGGATGAGGCCGCTATACTGCCGTTCCAACGCCGCTCCGAGGCCGCTTTGGCGCCGCGCTCGAAGGATCAAACCAAACCCCTTTTCGAGGAGACGCAGATGCGAAACGCGGACACTATGGACGCCGCCCGAGCCGGCCTTGGCGAAAGTTTCGAGCGTATCCGCAGTTTCCTTCCAGAGGGCGCCGTCAAAGACGAGTTCGAACGCCGGGCGAGCAGCATTCTCGAAAAAGCACAGGGCGCTACTGAGGCTCAGGCGCGCTTGGAACGCACGCCCGGAGAGATCGAGGGCGAGCGCTACGTCGACCCGAACCCGGCGAGGAATCTTTCGTCGCTCATTACGCATGAGCGTAAAGGCTCGGAGATTCATTACAGCCGACACGATGCCGCGACCGGCGCCTATCAAACCCTCGCTTTCATCGACAAGGGGAAGACGCTGGACGTCCGCGATTGGAACAACGCGGAGAGCGTTAACGCGGCTCTACAGGTCGCGTCGCAGAAGTGGGACAGCCTCACCATCAACGGCACCGACGCCTACAAAGAAACAGTCGCTCAACTCGCCGCCGCACATGGCTACAAGATCACGAATCCGGAGCTTCGAGATCGCATCCGGGAAGTTCAGGCCCAGGCCGAGGCGCGGCGTCAATCTCTCGCCGAGCGTAAGGACGAGGTCGAGCCGCAGCAGACCGAAGCGAAGGACACGACGCCGAAGGTCCAGCCAGAATTCGAAGGCGAACGAGGAGAGACCGCTGGCGGGCCAATTCTCAATACGACCCCCGCCGAACGACGCGTCGAACTCGAAAGCGTTCGACAGCGCGTCATTGACGAAGCCGAACGCGAAACCCAGCAAGCCAACGGCGCGGCGGCCGCCCAGGAGACTAACGCCGCCAGCGGCAGCGAGGCCGCCCCCTATCGCTCGCAAGAGGAGGCCCGCGTAGCGCGCGAGGCCGAGCGCACCGTCGTAAACAGCGCGTCGCGCGCCATCCCATCCGATCCGAACCAATCCGAGGCTGTTCAGACCTTGCGTCACGAGCAGCAGCGCGTATTCAATCAGGAAGAGCGCGATCAGCAACGCCAAATCGACCTCGAAAACCAAGCACGGCTTCACCGCGAGGAAGAGCAGCGACAACGCGGCGAGCAAGAGGCCGAGGGCGAATCCATGTGACGCGTCAAACCTCATTGCTACGCTGGTTCGGTAACGATCGGGCGCAAAGTGCGTCAATTGCGCGACGTAGCGGCGCTCGGTGGCTCGCCGACGTCGCCCGTGCTCTGCATTTTGTTCCCGTTTGCGAAGACAGGGCCGATTTTCAAACCGTCAGGAATTGAAATGGCCTGCTCAATCATCCACTGGAGGGCGATATCGGAAAGACGGGACTGGACCTCGGGATAGCTGCCCCCGACATCCGAGTGATTTCCTGCGAACCATAGCTGGAGCAACGGATGTGGTTCGACGCCAACGCGCGGACGGACGGTGCCCGCGCTGCCCCAGCCGACCCGATCAAAATCTGCCCTCGTCTCGTCGATTGCGTTTGCCGACCGGGCGTAGCCCACGTATCTATGAACGATGCAGAATCGACGATCGCACGGATCCGCTAGTTGTGAATACGCCAGATGTTTCGTGTCAATGTTGACACACTGTGACAGCCGCCGCCGGAGCGTCTTCGCCCAAACAATTATAGTTGGTTAACGGGATGGGTGGGCTGCCGGATTCCACCCCGCCTCCTGTTCCTTGGTCTTCTACCGGAATCGGCGCTCGTCGCCCCCTGAGAGGTCAGGCGGTGTCAACATTAGCGCGCTCTACTACAGCAGCGGCCGTGTCGCTCGGCGCGGCTTCGCATGCATAGTATTTCTTGAATTTGTTGTGCTCGGACAAAGCTGGCGGCCTGTAAGCTCCAAAGCCGGCGCACTGCCGAACGTCGGACAATTCGAAGCGCCGAACGACGGAGTCATGCATCGGCGCATCAGGCTTGATGGATCTGATCTTCTCCTTCCAATTCAAGCGCGCGGTGAGCCCGCGCAAGAAGCCGGGGGAACGTTGGTCGATCATGTCGCGCATGCCGGCGATTTCGCAGTGCTGGACGCCGTCGGCTGACGGGAAGACGCGCAACGGATCGCCGACGTCTGCCGTGCCGGGCATCTTTTCACCGTTGACGAACACCGGGCCGATCTTGAGGCCGTTCGGAATACTCGTCGCCTGCTCGATCATCCATTGAAGCGCGATATCCGAAAGCCGTGACTGGACCTCGGGGTAGCTGCCGCCGACATCCGAGTGGTTTCCGGCGAACCAGAGTTGAAGAAGGGGGGCCGGCTCATCGCCTACGCGAGCACGTACGCCGCCGGCGCTCCCCCATGCGACCCTGTCGAAATCGGCACGCTTCTCGTCGATAGCGTTTGCCGAGCGCGCATAGCCGACATAGCCGCTCAAGAGCCTGTCGTAATTACTGGCCTTCCACACGGCGAAATGCCAACGGAAGTTGCCCCGTTCGGGAAAGTCGCGAATGACCTTAAGCGTCGGCCTGATCGCCTTATAGGCGCCGATCGCCGCCGAAGGGATTGCGACCAACAGAAACAGTTTCCAGAACGCCATTCTAGTGAAAAGCATCAGCGTGCCCGCGACCGCCGCGACGACGAGAGCCGCTGCGGCGACAAGGCCAAAGCCGATCAGATATTGCCTTAAGCCCGTCGCCCCCAAGGCTGCGACGGTATCGAAAACGCCAACGAAATGAGGCGCGGCGTTGGACTCCCCTTCGTTCTCAGGATTGTTGGAGCCATATTTCGCGCGGAAACGCCGCGCCTGCTCGAACCTTTCCTTCTCGTATTTCGCGCGCGGATGGCCCGCGCCGTGCTCAAACACATTACTTACGGCCTCCTCGGTGATGTCGCGCGTGGCCTTCCTGAATCTTGGGAGGTGATCCGCGCCGACTGCGGTCGGGACACCGCACAGCATCAGGACGTTGGCCAGACACCTAACGGTGTAGGCGCCTCGGCTGAATCCGATCAGGAATATGCGATCGCCCGGTTCGTAATGATTGATGATGAACTCATAGCAGTCGGCGATGTTCGTCGAGATGCCGCGCCCCGTCACCGACGCCAACATCTTTTGGATGAAACGCATGGGAGCCGTCAGGGCCGTCGCGCCGATGTCCGTGCCCAAGCCGGCGTCGTAGAACGAAACCTGCTCATGCGGATCGATCGCGCTGCCCGGCCCGATGTGGCAGGCCCGATACATCTTATAGACATTGCTCAACGTCTGCTCTGGACGTGAACCGCCGTCTTGGCCGGTGCCGTCTGAAAATACGACGATGTTTTTCTGCATCTGAGGCTGCTTTCAAGATTGGGGGAGGAAGCGATGCATAACCGACCGACGGGGCGTTAGACCTCGGCAGGCGCCGTTTTCTTAGCCGCTTGATTTGGAGCATTTGATCGCGCGGCAATTGTCTTGGCCGGTTCGATCTGATCGATGGCTTCCAGCAGGCGTTTCGCGTAGTCGTCGGATATGCGGCGAAGCGAACTCTCGTTGACCGCAGTTAACAAGAACAAGGCGACTATGACGGTCACCCCGGCCTCTAGGAAGGGGAGTTTTCCTAGGTAGATGGCGAGACCGATGGAGCCGGCGCTGATGGCGCAAATCGCCAACCCGATCGGCTTGCACCCCAGCAGGTTGCGCTGGAATCCGTAATTTACGTTTTCCTTGAAGATGAGATTGAATTTCTTTTCGTCTCGGGTTTTGGCGCGCAACCAGTCCGACGCGGATCGGTAAAAAGCGTCGGATCCTGTCGGATCGAGATTTTCATCGTTCAGCTTTGGCATTGAAGGCACTGTGCCGAGTTCTACAAGGCGCTTATGGAACCGACACTTTGTCACCGCGTCGATCGCCGCGTCGCGATGGCGCAGAAACCGAACTGAGGGCGATCCATCCCATTCGGGCCAGAGCCGGGCTTCAAGCCTCTTCCCCGCGTCGCGAGTGGCTTGCGAGACGACGAACGCCACGGCCGCAAACAGACCGCTCGCCAGCGCGCCTTTGGAAAGCGTCTTACCGAGCCCTCCTTCGAGAACGGCGAACGAATCGGGCATCCACGTATAGCAAATCAATGCCAACGGCAGCGCGATGATGAACGCCGGGATGACGCGCGCCATCCCGGTGTAAGCGTCAATTTTTATCATCTGATTTCTCGGCGTCAGGTTGGTTGATAAGTTGAAGCATCGGATCGTCGTTGTGGAAGGCAACTTCCCTGCATAGGAATCTGTAGCCTTGGGGCGTGTGAATGAGCAGCATCGCTGGGCAAAGTTGTTGGCTGGCCAAAAGGTCTGCCGTTTTCTTGTCGGTCGAAGATGGCCCAGAATTGACGAGGTGATTGTGCCATGTTCCGACGGCGTAGAGTGCGCCTGCGGTTCCTTCGACGATAGCGTCAATGGCGGGGGTCAGCCCAGTGACGCCGAGGTTGAATTCCGCTCTTGAAAATTTGCTGTCGGGAGGAGCTGGCAGGACGTCCACAACATAAAAAGCGTTCGTAACGTCCGACCAGCGTCCGATCAGGACTCCTCCCGTTTCGACGCCCGGTCTTAAGGACATCGCCGATTCAATTGCGCGGTGGCAGCGCGCGCTGAGATGTAACTCGATTCCAGAATCGTCTGAGATCCTTAGCCATGGTTTGACGGCGCGCGGGAGCCAAGTTTGGCCAAGACCGTCCTCTGGGGTAACGCCGACCAAGACCTCGCCCTGATCGGGCGACGGTCCTTCAATAATCCAGTCCAGTAGGCGGTCCGCCATCGGCGCCGTCAGTGCGGACAGGCGAGAGTCCGTCATCGGAAACGTCAGCGAGGAGCACCCTTGACCTATGGAGACGATTTCTGCTGCGGGGCTGAATGCAAGTGCTCCCAATTCCTTATTTTCCAGCAGAAGTTGGTAGCACTCGACTGCAAGCTCCATTGAGGATGGATTGGCATCGGGGCCCTCAATAGATAAGTAGGCCAGCCGATCCCCACCTATGAGGCATGACTCGACCACGCGCGGCCGCATGGGCATGACGTGCGGGAGACAAAGCGCCTCCCGCACGTTGATTGAGCCCGTGGCATTGACGACAAGTCGCTGATTCTGCTGGAACGGCTTGTCCGCCTCGTCCGAACTGCGACAGAGGACTTGGACGATATCTCTGTGATCGGCAATCGTCTGTTGTCCAAGTGATTGGATCGCGCCGGAGAGGACGAACGCCTTCGAGGACTCCAAGATCGCCGCCCCGAAGTCTGGAGCCAGAGTGCCGTGGCGCGCGTAATTGTGCGGCGACATCCAACTCTTGTCGATGACACGCTCGGGCGCTGTTCCTGCCCTTGCCAGATGGATCGCCAGCTTCGATCCTACGCTGCCGCAGCCAACCAGGCTCCAGCCTTGCTTGCCATCGGATGGCCGCTTAATTCCAGACGCGCGCCGCAGCAGGTCGGACGAAATAACATCCCGATGTCCAGCGATCCGAACCGGACATGTGCTACTCGGCCCCAGATCCGTGGCGCCGGCAAGCTCGATGATATAAGGGCAAATCTCCAATGGAGAGTCTTGGCCGATCAGATTGAACGGGCGGCGCGCGATAAGGATGACTGTCAGCGGCAACGGCGTCGCGAAGCTAAGGCCGCGGAGTTGCGCGGCCAACAAGCCGAGTTGGGCAG is from Methylocystis heyeri and encodes:
- a CDS encoding DUF2235 domain-containing protein, whose product is MQKNIVVFSDGTGQDGGSRPEQTLSNVYKMYRACHIGPGSAIDPHEQVSFYDAGLGTDIGATALTAPMRFIQKMLASVTGRGISTNIADCYEFIINHYEPGDRIFLIGFSRGAYTVRCLANVLMLCGVPTAVGADHLPRFRKATRDITEEAVSNVFEHGAGHPRAKYEKERFEQARRFRAKYGSNNPENEGESNAAPHFVGVFDTVAALGATGLRQYLIGFGLVAAAALVVAAVAGTLMLFTRMAFWKLFLLVAIPSAAIGAYKAIRPTLKVIRDFPERGNFRWHFAVWKASNYDRLLSGYVGYARSANAIDEKRADFDRVAWGSAGGVRARVGDEPAPLLQLWFAGNHSDVGGSYPEVQSRLSDIALQWMIEQATSIPNGLKIGPVFVNGEKMPGTADVGDPLRVFPSADGVQHCEIAGMRDMIDQRSPGFLRGLTARLNWKEKIRSIKPDAPMHDSVVRRFELSDVRQCAGFGAYRPPALSEHNKFKKYYACEAAPSDTAAAVVERANVDTA
- a CDS encoding LPD7 domain-containing protein — protein: MTDLSSYDTTSLGGRLRRLRLAAAFAERQAIIEAEESAVFAFRAADAVHPAPPVSPAPSSAAAVSQSALPYTGAAPLSPAQESTLAEEEWAMQKPAAAGGGGGRRDSSSPASPGLLARAAPGLGGGAAATSAGGAPRSTELKKVGLAAGSQAAVVKLASYGAGPVRAASLMNYQSDKGELSLEREDGSLVTGKEAVANLAAHWSEENAREPSNDVLRLDIAFDGKVSKDAARAALADALKGHRFAWRIEERDSSTTVQVVAVAAGSGHDENGKRERIYANAKSLDRLYDKIEEAFGRDADFSKPVWVHGTDGATTQLAGLTKAGQLYAETDTGASIASAADRLFAKLPSNANRAKPANFNPNLQLAKSWQPSVRSSGPRDFAHVILSAKPGTDKEAFMDAARATLAKEFAGHEYVFVMHTNRQHIHVHAAVRLTSPTGEKLHPGIQDFNRWRETLAEEARERNIPMEAVRRFDQAHAPGYKLKDVKMVERGLASKNARRRIERVKNHEIHRPTRPEGRKRAAEAAAQWRSVAARGSSPLPPLAVGAVRLYRAEAATGGGHRATLFVNDRALAESYVAKSGAARLVYIDVPPDRLSDLRPSRDNPTQMFVVPASLHQLVKAVDRQDEAAILPFQRRSEAALAPRSKDQTKPLFEETQMRNADTMDAARAGLGESFERIRSFLPEGAVKDEFERRASSILEKAQGATEAQARLERTPGEIEGERYVDPNPARNLSSLITHERKGSEIHYSRHDAATGAYQTLAFIDKGKTLDVRDWNNAESVNAALQVASQKWDSLTINGTDAYKETVAQLAAAHGYKITNPELRDRIREVQAQAEARRQSLAERKDEVEPQQTEAKDTTPKVQPEFEGERGETAGGPILNTTPAERRVELESVRQRVIDEAERETQQANGAAAAQETNAASGSEAAPYRSQEEARVAREAERTVVNSASRAIPSDPNQSEAVQTLRHEQQRVFNQEERDQQRQIDLENQARLHREEEQRQRGEQEAEGESM
- a CDS encoding Mov34/MPN/PAD-1 family protein, with product MSTNIMETGETTVVEVKVDSNLPSRWRAASVSPNGVRDIEPIRFEFKDAYPLIAPKIYLRPDFDRSHPHIQPGRPGSLPEPCLLAGSPDELLRTRGIVGLVQQVESWLEKAALIELIDPKQGWEPVRRDFITDVVIADVKHLFGLPKKDGGATALGCRYVRADNTIHTFVLPRHVKIDGKLKNMISEEASIAIVAWSGRAASGGPFIADKYEPEDVTDVASLFLRARRLGAAEYLTAQLGLLAAQLRGLSFATPLPLTVILIARRPFNLIGQDSPLEICPYIIELAGATDLGPSSTCPVRIAGHRDVISSDLLRRASGIKRPSDGKQGWSLVGCGSVGSKLAIHLARAGTAPERVIDKSWMSPHNYARHGTLAPDFGAAILESSKAFVLSGAIQSLGQQTIADHRDIVQVLCRSSDEADKPFQQNQRLVVNATGSINVREALCLPHVMPMRPRVVESCLIGGDRLAYLSIEGPDANPSSMELAVECYQLLLENKELGALAFSPAAEIVSIGQGCSSLTFPMTDSRLSALTAPMADRLLDWIIEGPSPDQGEVLVGVTPEDGLGQTWLPRAVKPWLRISDDSGIELHLSARCHRAIESAMSLRPGVETGGVLIGRWSDVTNAFYVVDVLPAPPDSKFSRAEFNLGVTGLTPAIDAIVEGTAGALYAVGTWHNHLVNSGPSSTDKKTADLLASQQLCPAMLLIHTPQGYRFLCREVAFHNDDPMLQLINQPDAEKSDDKN